In Ruminiclostridium papyrosolvens DSM 2782, the following proteins share a genomic window:
- a CDS encoding DEAD/DEAH box helicase, producing the protein MIDIINNVNSYLVGDYPRANYNFQKVLDENSKYNNLEKYKLQTAIRLIKCIVKYDKGIISACDLLCSLRNYLLVFKLTVSVSNKIKTEIRNHENQFGLRLDAEERVYAVLDMIEHVGKNSYIETAFMGDNTQSGQGYDDRYFLGTSPYINALTSFKYYKSIEQKLAVSGALTLSSGSTALISLPTGGGKSLITQSVAYMEKGLTVVIVPTVSLALDQVRAAKVNIKHDTSHEVYCYYSGTGDEKLEQIINDIDSNTTRILFTSPEALIKNAKLGNAIDRANKEKRLKNIIIDEAHIVIEWGAFFRVDYQCLEAWRKRLIYTNRNIRTFLLSATFEKKTVESLKLMFSGEDRFVEIRCDALRKEPRFIVIEAKSRYDKKRKVIELIEKLPRPIIVYVLSPDDAENLKLQLIDIGYKNIVTFTSRTTSIQREKIIMDWSNNEFDIVIATSAFGVGVDKSDVRTVLHLYIPENPNKYYQELGRGGRDGLPSLSVMCIEKEGDLAAAFSMIDKVITTEKLVGRWFSMLESPTSKRLDERILLDTSVKPNYNIDEDFKMEIENDLNKKNMQWNIYVILLLRRYKLIGINDMIYDRQTGVYYININIINYEIYNDSQASKQLLNEIREKEWSKFESDFKVIRNAINNVELFCWSEMFYETYDLVSEYCAGCIQHSEVEYTDVIRFPLVKKIGEIVNDAIGIKTLFPQSKEVQIYGDSNDISIIRKLVEMGVRTIVIDENSEKKFIDILLNLSEEINVNFMGTKEFDALVNMQEWYYLSGNVLIIYGEGYLDSHCEMLLITRKLVGQENIRVFHLLNQDVYVKQFGKNASDVINGPHIAGYIVESMEVNDV; encoded by the coding sequence ATGATAGATATTATAAATAATGTTAATAGCTATTTAGTAGGCGATTATCCAAGAGCCAATTACAATTTTCAAAAGGTACTCGATGAAAACTCAAAATATAATAATCTAGAAAAATACAAGTTACAAACGGCGATAAGACTTATCAAGTGTATTGTAAAATACGATAAAGGGATTATTTCTGCGTGTGATTTACTTTGCAGTCTTAGAAATTATTTGCTAGTGTTTAAGTTGACTGTTTCGGTAAGTAACAAGATCAAAACAGAAATACGCAATCACGAAAATCAATTTGGATTGAGGTTGGATGCCGAAGAAAGAGTGTATGCAGTACTAGACATGATAGAGCATGTTGGAAAGAATAGTTATATCGAAACAGCATTTATGGGGGATAATACCCAATCAGGGCAGGGATATGATGATAGGTATTTCCTTGGGACAAGCCCCTACATTAATGCTTTGACCTCATTTAAATACTATAAATCTATAGAACAAAAGTTAGCGGTAAGTGGTGCTTTAACTTTATCTTCCGGCTCTACTGCGCTAATTTCATTGCCTACTGGCGGAGGTAAAAGTCTAATCACACAATCAGTCGCATACATGGAGAAAGGATTAACAGTAGTTATTGTTCCAACCGTTTCTTTGGCACTTGACCAAGTTAGGGCAGCAAAAGTAAATATTAAACATGATACATCTCATGAGGTATATTGCTATTACAGTGGGACAGGTGACGAAAAACTAGAACAAATAATAAATGATATTGATAGCAATACTACAAGAATTTTATTTACTTCACCAGAAGCATTAATTAAAAATGCCAAACTTGGAAATGCAATTGATAGGGCTAACAAAGAAAAGCGTTTGAAAAATATAATTATTGATGAGGCACATATTGTAATTGAATGGGGCGCATTTTTTCGAGTGGATTATCAATGTTTGGAGGCGTGGAGAAAAAGATTAATTTATACAAATAGAAATATCCGCACTTTTCTTCTTTCTGCAACATTTGAGAAAAAGACTGTTGAAAGTTTAAAATTAATGTTTTCGGGTGAAGACAGGTTTGTTGAAATTCGGTGTGATGCATTGAGGAAGGAACCCAGGTTCATAGTAATTGAGGCTAAATCTAGGTATGATAAGAAGAGGAAAGTTATTGAATTAATTGAAAAGTTGCCCAGACCAATAATTGTATATGTTCTTTCACCAGATGATGCTGAAAATTTAAAACTACAGCTAATTGATATAGGGTACAAAAACATTGTTACTTTTACGAGTAGAACAACTTCAATCCAAAGGGAAAAAATAATTATGGATTGGTCAAATAATGAATTTGATATTGTGATAGCAACTTCAGCGTTTGGGGTTGGAGTTGACAAAAGTGATGTGAGGACAGTTTTGCATTTGTACATACCGGAAAATCCCAATAAATATTATCAGGAATTGGGACGTGGAGGACGGGACGGACTACCAAGCTTAAGTGTTATGTGTATTGAGAAAGAGGGAGATTTAGCTGCTGCGTTTAGCATGATAGATAAAGTTATAACAACAGAAAAACTAGTGGGCCGGTGGTTCAGTATGCTTGAAAGCCCTACATCAAAAAGGTTAGATGAAAGAATCTTGTTGGATACTTCCGTTAAGCCAAATTATAACATAGATGAAGATTTTAAAATGGAAATTGAAAATGACTTAAACAAAAAGAATATGCAGTGGAATATTTACGTAATTTTGCTTCTAAGAAGGTATAAGCTTATTGGAATTAATGACATGATTTATGACAGGCAGACAGGGGTTTATTACATTAATATCAATATTATTAATTATGAGATCTATAATGATTCGCAAGCTTCAAAACAATTACTTAATGAAATACGTGAAAAAGAGTGGAGTAAGTTTGAAAGTGATTTCAAAGTAATACGTAATGCTATAAACAATGTGGAGCTTTTCTGCTGGTCAGAAATGTTTTATGAAACCTATGATTTGGTATCTGAATACTGTGCAGGATGTATTCAACACTCTGAAGTTGAGTACACGGATGTTATACGTTTTCCATTGGTAAAAAAAATTGGTGAGATAGTTAATGATGCTATAGGAATTAAAACCCTGTTCCCACAATCGAAAGAGGTTCAGATATATGGGGATAGCAATGACATTTCTATTATCCGGAAACTAGTTGAAATGGGTGTAAGAACCATTGTAATAGATGAGAATTCAGAAAAGAAATTTATTGATATTCTTTTAAATTTATCCGAAGAAATAAACGTAAACTTCATGGGAACTAAAGAGTTTGATGCATTAGTAAATATGCAAGAATGGTACTACCTTTCTGGAAATGTACTAATTATTTATGGAGAAGGGTATTTAGATAGTCACTGTGAAATGTTGTTAATAACAAGAAAGTTAGTTGGCCAGGAAAATATCAGGGTATTTCATTTGCTTAATCAGGATGTCTATGTAAAGCAATTTGGTAAAAATGCTTCAGATGTAATAAATGGTCCTCATATTGCGGGTTATATTGTAGAAAGTATGGAGGTTAATGATGTTTAA
- a CDS encoding SNF2-related protein has product MLENKMYVRCPVDKDTRNPRIFIMGQITEIDKFAETVTLKFNDPYSFRKYYEFFPETIKCSINSVTRCKIFEGTVVQYDFKSFQVIKAIKGENGWYTYYLQAVDDKIIKKVREDSIIAPFNSCEVEPHVQLMNYEFQNPIWYIGRTIVDRTMQILENSVYGFKVLAGCKIFLMPHQLHTIMRCLQETKCRYMLADEVGLGKTIEACSVLKIFLSQNFNARVLIIVPNTLLNQWKVELYVKFDIMVNEDIVNGNMVITSIENLPLNSDIYKWDFVIVDEVHRLLSKPEQYNLIHKISASTDNILLLSATPVQQKKNEYLKLLKLIMPEKYNSMTEDEFSVLLEKQSLLTGKVYNILNDFEDYREFIDQESKKLKDSEASVGVDRALHENEECEELFEELIDDLRKIDSIIKDDNYTEFVKKIRFKNTDFGVQGIEISISYICEHYQIEKSIIRNRRDILEETLALRTLEQVPHQLKGDHNNAEMNTYYSLVEWIELQNFNQETFRILALPLLMAYFSSPWAFIEVIGKNKASMAGDTSNIFYFAERWLNDENLVVNTIDTVLENPDDINCRIGRIVNFIDQEVIKGKIVVFTKYEETFTKYKEVFEVYFNQECCAFFNKKMSTEELELNVFRFQNDTSCFIMLCDESGGEGRNFQCADSVLHIDLPWDANAIEQRIGRLDRIGRDLNRDVKSVVIYTHDTIEEQLFRFWNEGLNVFNHSLSGLEIIMSEINDNIVSAVQKDTKYGLSGAIDTIIQLSKDMKNAVEREQHYDTAAIKFRPLFTELDKMVSYYNLNENELFAKTMMNWASLAGLNGHPNAEMSVITFDEHSFSPKSAENSMLIPPNWDNYINSERNIQVNNVVEMYENLKSRSNPTKKVLTRNIKGTFNRQYAIENDYLHFFAPGDDVFDCIVNNALKSCKGQSAAFAVKSDIAWKGLAFTWAVTPNETVLLEKNIPLINLSQFRNFLAVDQVTTFVPFPSFEDVPESKVLYSYNKIIDSQFIKKDIIHLGQRSKRGSFLNINVKYNVSNIEWFKQTYIREQWEKFVLNSYRSARKNAVIKFKEKSNIRGVKDELQRVINAKIASSCYYTHEKVEIRECEDLYEAIYQSLKEAKIKLRSACFVWMVKE; this is encoded by the coding sequence GTGCTTGAAAACAAAATGTATGTGAGGTGTCCTGTTGATAAAGATACTAGAAATCCAAGAATATTTATAATGGGACAAATTACTGAAATTGATAAGTTTGCCGAGACAGTAACATTAAAATTTAACGATCCATATAGTTTCAGGAAATACTATGAGTTCTTTCCTGAGACTATTAAGTGCAGCATAAATTCGGTAACTAGGTGTAAAATATTTGAAGGAACGGTTGTACAGTATGATTTCAAAAGTTTTCAGGTAATTAAGGCAATAAAGGGTGAAAATGGATGGTATACTTACTATCTACAGGCTGTTGATGACAAAATAATTAAAAAAGTGCGTGAAGATAGCATAATTGCGCCTTTTAATTCATGTGAAGTTGAGCCACACGTTCAGCTCATGAATTATGAGTTTCAAAACCCAATATGGTATATTGGCAGGACAATTGTTGACCGGACAATGCAGATTCTTGAAAATTCTGTGTATGGTTTCAAGGTGTTAGCCGGATGTAAAATATTCCTCATGCCTCATCAATTGCATACCATTATGAGATGCTTACAAGAGACCAAATGCCGATATATGCTAGCTGATGAAGTAGGATTAGGAAAAACAATAGAGGCTTGTTCTGTCTTAAAGATATTTTTATCCCAAAATTTCAATGCAAGAGTATTAATAATAGTTCCAAACACACTTCTCAATCAATGGAAAGTTGAGTTATATGTGAAATTTGACATTATGGTAAATGAAGATATTGTCAATGGGAACATGGTAATAACTTCAATAGAAAACTTACCTCTTAATTCGGATATTTATAAGTGGGACTTTGTAATTGTAGATGAAGTACATAGGCTCCTATCAAAACCTGAACAGTACAATTTAATTCATAAAATCAGTGCTTCAACAGATAATATTTTGCTTTTAAGTGCGACTCCGGTCCAACAGAAAAAAAATGAATACCTAAAACTGCTGAAGCTAATTATGCCTGAAAAATATAATTCAATGACAGAAGATGAATTCTCTGTATTGCTAGAAAAGCAAAGCCTACTGACAGGTAAGGTTTATAACATTCTTAATGACTTTGAGGATTATAGAGAATTCATTGATCAAGAGTCTAAAAAGTTGAAAGATAGTGAAGCATCTGTTGGTGTAGATAGAGCGTTACATGAAAATGAAGAATGTGAAGAGTTATTTGAGGAATTGATAGATGATTTAAGGAAAATAGATAGCATAATTAAGGATGACAACTACACTGAATTTGTTAAGAAAATTCGATTTAAAAATACGGATTTTGGAGTGCAGGGCATTGAAATATCTATTTCCTATATATGCGAGCATTACCAGATCGAAAAAAGCATTATTCGAAATAGACGGGATATCTTAGAGGAAACCTTGGCATTGCGAACTCTTGAACAAGTACCACATCAACTCAAGGGAGACCATAATAATGCGGAAATGAATACATATTATTCATTGGTTGAATGGATAGAATTACAGAATTTCAACCAAGAAACTTTTAGGATATTGGCATTGCCATTGCTAATGGCCTACTTCAGTTCGCCCTGGGCATTTATAGAAGTGATAGGAAAAAATAAAGCGAGCATGGCAGGAGATACTAGTAACATTTTTTATTTTGCTGAACGATGGTTGAATGATGAAAATTTAGTTGTTAATACAATTGATACGGTTCTTGAAAATCCGGATGATATTAATTGCCGAATTGGTAGAATAGTGAATTTTATTGACCAAGAAGTGATAAAGGGAAAAATAGTTGTATTTACGAAATATGAGGAAACGTTCACTAAGTATAAAGAGGTTTTTGAAGTTTATTTTAATCAAGAATGTTGTGCATTCTTTAATAAAAAGATGTCAACAGAAGAATTGGAATTGAATGTTTTTAGGTTTCAGAACGATACTTCGTGTTTCATTATGCTCTGTGATGAGTCTGGTGGTGAGGGTAGAAACTTTCAATGTGCAGATAGCGTGTTACATATTGATTTACCTTGGGATGCTAATGCAATTGAGCAGAGAATAGGTAGGTTAGACAGAATAGGTAGAGACTTAAATAGAGATGTTAAGTCAGTTGTTATTTACACACATGATACTATTGAGGAGCAGCTATTCAGATTCTGGAATGAAGGTTTAAATGTATTTAACCATTCACTTAGCGGATTAGAAATAATTATGAGTGAAATAAACGATAATATCGTAAGTGCTGTTCAGAAAGATACAAAATATGGATTATCAGGTGCAATAGATACAATTATTCAATTATCAAAAGATATGAAAAATGCAGTTGAAAGGGAACAGCATTACGATACAGCCGCCATAAAATTTCGGCCATTATTTACTGAACTTGATAAAATGGTCAGTTATTATAATTTGAACGAAAATGAACTGTTTGCAAAAACAATGATGAACTGGGCTTCTTTAGCAGGCTTGAATGGCCATCCAAATGCTGAAATGTCGGTTATTACCTTTGATGAACACTCGTTTTCGCCGAAATCTGCTGAAAATTCAATGTTGATACCGCCAAACTGGGATAATTACATCAATAGTGAAAGAAACATCCAGGTGAACAATGTTGTTGAAATGTACGAAAACTTAAAGAGTCGGTCGAATCCAACAAAAAAAGTGTTAACAAGAAATATTAAAGGCACCTTCAATCGCCAATATGCGATAGAGAATGATTATCTTCATTTTTTTGCACCAGGGGACGATGTGTTTGATTGTATTGTTAATAATGCACTGAAATCATGTAAAGGACAATCGGCTGCATTTGCTGTTAAATCAGATATTGCATGGAAAGGTTTAGCATTCACATGGGCCGTTACTCCCAATGAAACGGTATTGTTAGAGAAAAATATTCCGCTGATTAACTTAAGTCAATTTCGAAATTTTCTAGCTGTCGATCAGGTTACAACATTTGTTCCGTTTCCAAGCTTTGAAGATGTTCCCGAAAGTAAAGTTCTGTATTCTTACAATAAAATTATAGATTCACAATTTATAAAGAAGGATATTATTCATTTGGGACAACGTTCAAAGAGAGGTAGTTTTCTAAATATTAATGTTAAATATAATGTATCAAATATAGAATGGTTTAAGCAAACGTATATTAGAGAGCAATGGGAGAAATTTGTTTTAAATTCATATAGGAGTGCAAGGAAAAATGCAGTTATTAAGTTCAAAGAAAAGTCGAATATTCGAGGTGTAAAGGATGAGCTTCAACGGGTTATCAATGCTAAGATAGCATCGAGCTGTTACTATACCCATGAAAAAGTGGAAATTAGAGAATGTGAGGATTTATACGAAGCTATTTACCAAAGCCTTAAAGAAGCAAAAATTAAACTAAGGTCAGCATGCTTTGTTTGGATGGTGAAGGAATGA